The Corynebacterium atypicum genome contains the following window.
TGTGAATTCGATGCCCGTCAGCTCTAGATAAAGATAAAAGCCGCTGCTATAGTCTTGACTGAACTCGTTGTGCCACTCGCATCCGCGCCCTGACATCAAGCATCGCTATGACGCGCGCGAACAGGCCACCGCCTGCCCCAAGAGAGGACATCATGCACTTTTCTCGCCGCGCCCGGCTCGCACTCGCCACGGCCGTCGTCACCGCAGCCACCGTCGTCCACCCCGTCAGCGCGGTAGCCGAGACCCCCGCCTCGAAGCCGGGAAGCTCGAGCGGGGCGTGGGAGACTACCCGCCAGCACTATCCCGACCTTGAGGAAAAGGCCTGTAAGCCGATCAAGGAAAACGAGACAGCCAAACGTGAGCTCAAAGAGAACATAGCCAAAGAAAAAGAGGAAAAGACAAAAGAGATCAAAGGCGAAACGAATGATGAGTCTCTTGCTAAAGAACGGATAAAAAAGGCTCTCGGAGAGATCGACAAGAAATACGAGTCAGATCTTGAAAAAATTGAAAAGGCTTCCACCCAGGAATTCACCGTCACGGAAAAAGGCAAGAAAGAGCCTCAAACCTTGACCTACCCCACCGCCAAGGCTTACTGCGATAACACCTCGCTGGCCTGGTGGACCACCGCCACCCCTGAGTTCCAGAAGGGCCCGGGCATCTTCAACGCCGTGCTGGCGGTCCTCGGCACCATCGCAGTGGCCGTGGGGCTGATCGTGCGCATCAACCCGAACGCGGCCAAGGACGCCCAGAACTTTGTCAACGGCATCACCAAGCAGCTCGGCCTCTAGCGAGACACGCATAAAAAAGATCCTGGCGCCCGTCAGGATCTTTTTTATGCGTAGCTTCTTTTAGAGCTCCTTGCTCGCAATACGAGCACCCTCGACCAAGGACTCCAGCTTTGCCCAGGCGATCTGGCCGTGTAGGCGCCCGCCGAGCCCACAGTCCGTAGAGGCGATCACGCGCTCCGGGCCCACCAGCCTGGCGAAGGTGAGGATCCGGTCGGCCACAAGGCGCGGGTGCTCCACCGCGTTCATCGGGTGAGAGACCACGCCCGGATAGATCACCGCAGACTCCGGAAGCTCGTGGTCCTGCCAGACCCGCCACTCGTGGGCGTGCCGCGGCGAAGCCCCCTCGAAGGAGTAGCCACCCACCTTAGCCCGCAGAACCTCATCAATGATGTCCTCGAACGGGATATCCGTGGTGTGCGGGCCGTGCCAGGAACCCCAGCAGATGTGCAGACGCGTGTGGTCTTGAGGCAGACCCTCGAGAGCCTTGTTGATCGCGTCGATACGGACCCGCAACCAAGCGCAGTAGTCCTCGACGCTGGGCTCCGGGTTAATCTGGTCCCAGGCCTCGGCCAAATCCGGGGCATCCAGCTGCACGGTCAGACCGGCATCCGTGATCGCCTTGTATTCGTGGTGTAGCGCGCTCGCGCACGCGTCTACTACCGCGGCGTCGTCTCCGTAGTACTCGTCTTTCAAGCGTGCCGCAGCCCCCGGCGAGATCGCCGCGATGAACCCCTGCACCTCGCCTCCGGCTGCGTCGAGCGCGTGCGTCAAGAGCTGCGCGTCGGTTGTTACCTCGTCACCTCCGATGTAGGTGATCGGCCCGGTGAACTTCGGGTTGCCCACCTTGGCGCGCCCAGTGAATATGCCCGAATCCGGGTCCTCGTAAGCCGCACGGAAACGCTCGCGGTCGCGGCGGTCAGCAAAGCTAGTCAGCTTGATGTTGCCCGGGGTGGAGCGCACGACCTCCTGGTTGGCCCAGCGGTCCTCGTCGGTCATGGTCAGCCCGCCCAGCCGGGAGAAAATATAGTTCCACCAGGCGCCGTAGTCCACGGCGCCAGAGGTAATGTGCCCATACTCGCCTTCGTTGATGATGTCCAGGCCTAAGTCGAGCTGGCGCCGGACCACCTCGTCGACGGAACGCTGGAGGATCTCAAAAAAGCGGGCGTCGTCAATCGTTCCCGCCGCGCGGTCATTATTAGCGGCGATGAGCTCCGGCGTACGCGGCAGCGAGCCGACGTGCGTGGTACGAATCTTGTGCGTCAAAGGGGCGTCCTTCCAGTCTGTGGCTGCACTGAGCCGGGCGAAAAGCCTCTCACACCAGTGCACACCAAGGTTGTGTTATCCACCCAAGTCTATTCCGGCCTGCGCCCACCCCAGAGCCCAACCACAAGCGAAAAACGCACAAAGAAAACCCGGGGATGGGTCGCGGCATCGGTATCCACTTGGCGTGGTGATGCCGGCCGACACCGGGGCCCCGGGTTTCTACGGCTCGTGTTCTTCAATTTACTTCGGCCGGGGTATCGAGGGCAAAATAATATTCATCGCCCACATTTAGCCTAGGATGCCGGCCCCTAGCGTGGCCTTGAGATCCCCCATCAAGGATGGCGAGCGCTCCACGCGCAAGGCCTCGCTGAGCACCAGCAGCTCGCTCGTATCCCCGGCGACCAGGTTGACGTAAACGTCGCTTTCTCCCTTGTTGCTTTCCAGCACGTGCTTGAGCCGCGCAATATTCTGTGGAGTGCACTGATCGGTACGCAGCGTCAGCCGCAGCGGCAGGCCGTTGCCGGCCCCGTGGCCCAGATCGGGGATCTTCAGATCATCACAGAACAGGCTCAGCCGGTCGTCGCGAATCGAGACGTGCGCCTTAGCCAGGATGATGTTGTCCTCCACGATCTGCGAGGAAACCAGGGCGTAGACCTTGTTGAACACCAAAATGTCCACCGAGGCGCCGTTGTGATCCTCCACGGTCACGATCGCCCACGGGGAGCCGTCACGCTTGGAAAAGCGCCGGTCGACCGCCGAGATGATGCCGCCGATCACAACCTCCTGGCGATCGCGTACCTCACCCGCGACGATCGTAGTGATCGCGGTGTCGGTCTGCGCGTTGAGCGCCTCCTCGAAACCGTCGAGCGGGTGGCCAGAAACGTAGAGGCCCAGCATCTCTCGCTCGAGCGCGAGCTTGTGCTTACGGTCCCACTCTTCGTCGGGCACATCCACGGCAAAGACGCTCGCGGAGCTATTCGTCTCCCCGCCCAAGCCCGCGAAGAGGTCGAACTGCCCCTTATCGGCGGCCTTCTTCGTCGAAGTCACCGCGTCGACGGCGTCCTCGTGGACAAGCAGCAGGCCCTTCCTCGGCAGCCCCATCGAATCAAAGGCACCGGCCTTAATAAGCGACTCGGTGACCCGCTTGGTGCAAGCCACCAGCTCGATCTTGTCCAAGTAATCGGAGAAACCGCTAAACGAGCCCTTCTCCTGGCGCGATTTCACGATGGAGGCCACCACGTCATACCCGACGTTGCGGATCGCCCCCAGACCGAAGCGGATGTCCTCGCCCACAGCCTGGAAATCGTTCTCGCTCTCGTTGACGTCCGGGGACAACACCTTGATGCCCAGGTGCCGGCAGTCAGAAAGGTAGAGCGCAGACTTGTCCTTGTTGTTGGCCACGGAGCTCAACAACGCCGCCATGTACTCGGCGGTGTAGTTGGCCTTCAGATACGCCGTCCAGTAACTCACCAGCCCGTAGCCAGCGGCGTGCGACTTGTTAAACGCGTACGAGGCAAACGGCTCGATCGTGCCCCACAACGCGTCGACCGCGTCCTTAGAATAGCCGTTATCGTGCATCCCACCGGCGAACTTCTCGTACTGCTTGGCCAGCACCTCAGGCTTCTTCTTACCCATCGCCTTGCGGAAGTTATCGGCCTCGCCGGCGGTGTAGTTGGCCACCTTCTGCGAGATCCGCATGATCTGCTCCTGGTAGACGATGAGCCCGTAGGTCTCGGCCAGGATCTCTTTGAGCGGTTCCTCGAGCTCCGGGTGGATGGGCGTGATCGGCTTGCGCCCGTTCTTACGATCCGCGTAGTCAAAGTGCGCGTTCACACCCATCGGGCCCGGCCGGTAGAGCGCCAGCGAGGCGACGATGTCCTTGAACCCGGTCGGCTTCATCCGCTTGAGCAGCTCCTGCATGCCGCCGCCGTCGAGCTGGAAGACGCCCAAGGTATCACCCCGAGACAGCAGCTCGTAGACCCGCGGATCGTCGGTCTGCAGATTCTCCAGCCGCACCGTCTCGCCGCGGTTTTTCTTGATGTTCTCGATCGCATCGCCAAGCACCGTCAGGTTGCGAAGGCCCAGGAAGTCCATCTTCAACAGGCCAATCGCCTCGCAGGCCGGGTAGTCCCAGCCCGTGATGATCGCGCCGTCGGCCGGGCGCTTCCACATGGGGATGTGGTCCATCAGCGGCACCGAGGCCATAATCACCGCGCACGCGTGCACACCGGCCTGGCGAACGACGCCCTCCAGCCCGAGGGCCGTCTCGTAAATCTTGCGCACGTCCGGATCCGACTCGATGAGGCTGCGCACCTCACCGGCCTCGTTGTAGCGTTCGTGGTTCGGGTCCGTAATCCCGTGCAGGGGAATGTCTTTGGCCATGATCGCCGGCGGGAGTGCCTTGGTAATCCGATCGGCCATCTGGTAGCCCGGCTGGCCAAACTGCACGCGGGCTGAGTCTTTGATCGCCTGCTTCGTCTTCACCGTGCCGAAGGTGATCACCTGCGCGATCTTGTCCTCGCCCCAGCGGTCGGCGGCATAGCGGATCATCTCTTCGCGGCGGCGGTCGTCGAAATCGATATCAATATCGGGGGCGCTGGGCCGCTCCGGGTTCAAGAACCTCTCGAAGAGCAGTCCGTGCTCCATCGGGTCGATATTCGTGATCGTCAGCGCGTAGGCAACCAACGAGCCTGCGGCCGAACCGCGGCCCGGTCCCACCCGGATGCCCACCTTGCGGGCATGCTTGATCAGCTCGGCGACGATCAAAAAGTACGAAGGGTAACCCTTCATATCGATCACGCTGATCTCATACTTCGCCCGCTCCACGTACTCCGCCGGAACTTCCTCGCCCGGGAAACGCTCGTGCAGTCCCCGGATCACCTCCTCGGTGAGCCAGGAGGTCGGGGTGTGACCCTCCGGAACGTCGGCAATCGGCATGCGATCGTGCGGGTGTTCCTCCCACAACTCGGAATAGTCGCCCACGC
Protein-coding sequences here:
- the dnaE gene encoding DNA polymerase III subunit alpha, with the translated sequence MAKKSGFVHLHNHTEYSMLDGMAKVDMLAKEASRQGMPAVGITDHGNMFGTDAFYRTMTAAGIKPIIGIEAYMAPESRFNKKRVRWGEPYQKSDDVSASGAYLHQTMLAENATGLRNLFKLSSLASYEGQLGKWPRMDADLIAEHAEGIIATTGCPSGDVQTRLRLGQFDAALEAAAKWQDIYGKDNFFLELMDHNLDIEQKVRRELLEIGRKLNLPPLVTNDCHYVLKSQAGPHEAMLCVQTGKTLHDPDRFKFNGPHYYLKTAEQMREVFDDIVPDGCDNTLWIADRVGDYSELWEEHPHDRMPIADVPEGHTPTSWLTEEVIRGLHERFPGEEVPAEYVERAKYEISVIDMKGYPSYFLIVAELIKHARKVGIRVGPGRGSAAGSLVAYALTITNIDPMEHGLLFERFLNPERPSAPDIDIDFDDRRREEMIRYAADRWGEDKIAQVITFGTVKTKQAIKDSARVQFGQPGYQMADRITKALPPAIMAKDIPLHGITDPNHERYNEAGEVRSLIESDPDVRKIYETALGLEGVVRQAGVHACAVIMASVPLMDHIPMWKRPADGAIITGWDYPACEAIGLLKMDFLGLRNLTVLGDAIENIKKNRGETVRLENLQTDDPRVYELLSRGDTLGVFQLDGGGMQELLKRMKPTGFKDIVASLALYRPGPMGVNAHFDYADRKNGRKPITPIHPELEEPLKEILAETYGLIVYQEQIMRISQKVANYTAGEADNFRKAMGKKKPEVLAKQYEKFAGGMHDNGYSKDAVDALWGTIEPFASYAFNKSHAAGYGLVSYWTAYLKANYTAEYMAALLSSVANNKDKSALYLSDCRHLGIKVLSPDVNESENDFQAVGEDIRFGLGAIRNVGYDVVASIVKSRQEKGSFSGFSDYLDKIELVACTKRVTESLIKAGAFDSMGLPRKGLLLVHEDAVDAVTSTKKAADKGQFDLFAGLGGETNSSASVFAVDVPDEEWDRKHKLALEREMLGLYVSGHPLDGFEEALNAQTDTAITTIVAGEVRDRQEVVIGGIISAVDRRFSKRDGSPWAIVTVEDHNGASVDILVFNKVYALVSSQIVEDNIILAKAHVSIRDDRLSLFCDDLKIPDLGHGAGNGLPLRLTLRTDQCTPQNIARLKHVLESNKGESDVYVNLVAGDTSELLVLSEALRVERSPSLMGDLKATLGAGILG
- a CDS encoding cobalamin-independent methionine synthase II family protein, which produces MTHKIRTTHVGSLPRTPELIAANNDRAAGTIDDARFFEILQRSVDEVVRRQLDLGLDIINEGEYGHITSGAVDYGAWWNYIFSRLGGLTMTDEDRWANQEVVRSTPGNIKLTSFADRRDRERFRAAYEDPDSGIFTGRAKVGNPKFTGPITYIGGDEVTTDAQLLTHALDAAGGEVQGFIAAISPGAAARLKDEYYGDDAAVVDACASALHHEYKAITDAGLTVQLDAPDLAEAWDQINPEPSVEDYCAWLRVRIDAINKALEGLPQDHTRLHICWGSWHGPHTTDIPFEDIIDEVLRAKVGGYSFEGASPRHAHEWRVWQDHELPESAVIYPGVVSHPMNAVEHPRLVADRILTFARLVGPERVIASTDCGLGGRLHGQIAWAKLESLVEGARIASKEL